From Manduca sexta isolate Smith_Timp_Sample1 chromosome 21, JHU_Msex_v1.0, whole genome shotgun sequence, the proteins below share one genomic window:
- the LOC115445295 gene encoding uncharacterized protein LOC115445295 isoform X2: MLGGMMVDSQGSVVSTTPKEEMLSTPSNYEKSRQITSNTTNLSINERYRRLIPYMTFYYANDLTTPTDASKAVEVEKAEIVEAKDMDQHNHRHPKKIIYTPQRTIPRYQGNRLTQFNIASANPTQVFYKDGVRVAYHNPNKVTPNYNPLQPEYVLVNHNYDPSRFPSKLISKPQVISIATTTRKPYINLYKGGVLPNIRYYAPEKDLAPKFKLVPYEQTPPAKVISQSEKVQDVSDVKKPYVVSILVPKEQVHVNPRPTRPQIFYDNSHYQSGIRKHPTIVSENYYEKQRPPPLLIQPLIESGFKPIVAPPEYTTQATVYRPVSPKTQPSIQNQKLYAHIEPISEAPAPDYNPHYYDYVVEQPTYKPEENKATNGINIAELIKSLQLNKSIPKPITHENVGASIRTLLQVLNAMKATPQHNDVESLVQSTPKPFVAQNVFVPVTDPPLRGTSDSTSHDEDYETIRDEPFLAPVKIPSQHLDDFPVSGGSSQQFPLPVTSDDEGGTPGRPGIDYPILTTIPQTAFNCKTQRYKGFFADTETRCQVWHYCDLNGGQASFLCPNGTIFSQAGLTCDWWFNVRCASTTQLYVLNESLYKFILPHSPKFPEDYSGPLVDKYLTLKFKEMEEQFKKNKGKQSNAEDKNSDDEDDSNKSSEEEESDNPKATENNDTSTVRTISVASVVIESPGNSGKVERLQI, encoded by the exons ATGCTTGGTGGAATGATGGTGGATTCACAAGGTAGTGTTGTTTCCACTACACCTAAAGAAGAAATGCTTTCGACACCATCCAATTACGAGAAGAGCCGGCAAATTACCTCTAACACAACAAACCTTTCAATAAATGAGCGGTACAGAAGACTGATCCCTTATATGACGTTTTATTATGCTAACGATCTTACGACACCAACAGATGCTTCAAAAGCTGTTGAAGTAGAAAAGGCAGAAATCGTTGAAGCAAAGGACATGGATCAACATAATCACCGACAcccaaagaaaattatatatactCCGCAAAGAACGATTCCGAGGTATCAAGGAAACCGGTTGACACAATTTAATATAGCATCAGCTAACCCTACacaagtattttataaagaCGGTGTACGTGTTGCATATCATAATCCTAACAAAGTCACACCTAATTACAATCCTTTGCAGCCTGAATATGTTTTAGTAAATCACAATTATGATCCTTCGCGGTTCCCTTCGAAGCTAATATCTAAACCTCAAGTCATTTCTATTGCGACTACAACCAGGAAACCatacattaatttgtataagGGTGGAGTATTACCAAATATACGTTATTATGCACCAGAAAAAGACTTAGCGCCTAAATTCAAGTTAGTACCTTATGAACAAACACCACCAGCTAAAGTGATCTCTCAAAGTGAAAAAGTGCAAGATGTGAGTGATGTAAAAAAGCCGTATGTAGTCTCCATCTTAGTGCCGAAAGAGCAAGTTCATGTTAATCCAAGGCCTACTCGACCACAAATCTTTTATGATAACAGTCACTATCAATCTGGAATTAGGAAGCACCCTACCATCGTGTCAGAAAATTATTATGAGAAGCAGCGGCCTCCCCCGTTGCTCATACAGCCATTAATTGAAAGCGGCTTCAAGCCTATAGTAGCTCCTCCGGAATATACCACGCAAGCCACTGTATATAGACCAGTGTCACCGAAAACTCAACCTAGTAttcaaaatcaaaaactttatgCCCATATTGAACCAATATCAGAAGCTCCCGCTCCCGATTACAATCCACATTACTACGATTACGTCGTCGAACAACCAACATACAAGCCAGAAGAGAATAAGGCCACTAATGGAATAAATATAGCAGAGTTAATCAAATCGTTACAACTAAATAAATCTATACCAAAACCAATAACACATGAAAACGTTGGTGCTTCAATAAGAACACTGCTGCAAGTCCTGAACGCTATGAAGGCAACACCACAACATAATGACGTAGAATCACTAGTTCAAAGCACACCAAAGCCCTTCGTGGCTCAAAATGTTTTTGTCCCTGTCACTGATCCACCACTTCGAGGAACTTCGGATTCGACTTCTCACGATGAAGATTATGAAACTATACGAGATGAACCTTTCCTCGCTCCTGTAAAAATTCCATCGCAACATTTAGACG ATTTTCCGGTGAGCGGTGGAAGCAGTCAACAGTTTCCCCTGCCTGTGACGTCAGATGACGAAGGCGGTACTCCAGGGCGTCCAGGAATCGATTATCCTATTTTAACCACTATCCCTCAAACAGCGTTTAATTGCAAAACTCAACGGTATAAAGGATTTTTCGCAGATACCGAAACTAGATGTCAG GTGTGGCACTACTGTGACTTGAACGGTGGTCAGGCTTCGTTCCTGTGCCCCAACGGCACTATCTTCTCACAAGCAGGTCTTACTTGCGACTGGTGGTTTAATGTGCGGTGCGCCTCCACGACACAACTCTACGTCCTTAACGAAAGCCTATACAAGTTTATATTACCGCACTCTCCTAAATTCCCTGAAGATTATAGCGGACCGTTGGTAGATAA ATATTTGACTCTTAAATTCAAAGAGATGGAAGAacaattcaaaaagaataaagGAAAACAAAGTAATGCAGAAGATAAGAATTCTGACGACGAGGATGATTCTAATAAATCATCCGAGGAAGAAGAATCTGACAATCCTAAAGCAACTGAAAATAATGACACAAGTACTGTAAGAACAATTAGCGTCGCCAGTGTCGTTATCGAATCACCTGGCAATAGTGGCAAAGTTGAAAGGTTGCAAATTTAA
- the LOC115445295 gene encoding uncharacterized protein LOC115445295 isoform X1, which produces MEYKMKIFALVLCVFPAITASITVSSNGNSPEIKMLGGMMVDSQGSVVSTTPKEEMLSTPSNYEKSRQITSNTTNLSINERYRRLIPYMTFYYANDLTTPTDASKAVEVEKAEIVEAKDMDQHNHRHPKKIIYTPQRTIPRYQGNRLTQFNIASANPTQVFYKDGVRVAYHNPNKVTPNYNPLQPEYVLVNHNYDPSRFPSKLISKPQVISIATTTRKPYINLYKGGVLPNIRYYAPEKDLAPKFKLVPYEQTPPAKVISQSEKVQDVSDVKKPYVVSILVPKEQVHVNPRPTRPQIFYDNSHYQSGIRKHPTIVSENYYEKQRPPPLLIQPLIESGFKPIVAPPEYTTQATVYRPVSPKTQPSIQNQKLYAHIEPISEAPAPDYNPHYYDYVVEQPTYKPEENKATNGINIAELIKSLQLNKSIPKPITHENVGASIRTLLQVLNAMKATPQHNDVESLVQSTPKPFVAQNVFVPVTDPPLRGTSDSTSHDEDYETIRDEPFLAPVKIPSQHLDDFPVSGGSSQQFPLPVTSDDEGGTPGRPGIDYPILTTIPQTAFNCKTQRYKGFFADTETRCQVWHYCDLNGGQASFLCPNGTIFSQAGLTCDWWFNVRCASTTQLYVLNESLYKFILPHSPKFPEDYSGPLVDKYLTLKFKEMEEQFKKNKGKQSNAEDKNSDDEDDSNKSSEEEESDNPKATENNDTSTVRTISVASVVIESPGNSGKVERLQI; this is translated from the exons atggaaTACAAAATGAAGATATTCGCACTTGTATTGTGTG taTTTCCAGCAATCACTGCATCTATAACAGTCTCTTCTAATGGTAATAGCCCTGAAATAAAAATGCTTGGTGGAATGATGGTGGATTCACAAGGTAGTGTTGTTTCCACTACACCTAAAGAAGAAATGCTTTCGACACCATCCAATTACGAGAAGAGCCGGCAAATTACCTCTAACACAACAAACCTTTCAATAAATGAGCGGTACAGAAGACTGATCCCTTATATGACGTTTTATTATGCTAACGATCTTACGACACCAACAGATGCTTCAAAAGCTGTTGAAGTAGAAAAGGCAGAAATCGTTGAAGCAAAGGACATGGATCAACATAATCACCGACAcccaaagaaaattatatatactCCGCAAAGAACGATTCCGAGGTATCAAGGAAACCGGTTGACACAATTTAATATAGCATCAGCTAACCCTACacaagtattttataaagaCGGTGTACGTGTTGCATATCATAATCCTAACAAAGTCACACCTAATTACAATCCTTTGCAGCCTGAATATGTTTTAGTAAATCACAATTATGATCCTTCGCGGTTCCCTTCGAAGCTAATATCTAAACCTCAAGTCATTTCTATTGCGACTACAACCAGGAAACCatacattaatttgtataagGGTGGAGTATTACCAAATATACGTTATTATGCACCAGAAAAAGACTTAGCGCCTAAATTCAAGTTAGTACCTTATGAACAAACACCACCAGCTAAAGTGATCTCTCAAAGTGAAAAAGTGCAAGATGTGAGTGATGTAAAAAAGCCGTATGTAGTCTCCATCTTAGTGCCGAAAGAGCAAGTTCATGTTAATCCAAGGCCTACTCGACCACAAATCTTTTATGATAACAGTCACTATCAATCTGGAATTAGGAAGCACCCTACCATCGTGTCAGAAAATTATTATGAGAAGCAGCGGCCTCCCCCGTTGCTCATACAGCCATTAATTGAAAGCGGCTTCAAGCCTATAGTAGCTCCTCCGGAATATACCACGCAAGCCACTGTATATAGACCAGTGTCACCGAAAACTCAACCTAGTAttcaaaatcaaaaactttatgCCCATATTGAACCAATATCAGAAGCTCCCGCTCCCGATTACAATCCACATTACTACGATTACGTCGTCGAACAACCAACATACAAGCCAGAAGAGAATAAGGCCACTAATGGAATAAATATAGCAGAGTTAATCAAATCGTTACAACTAAATAAATCTATACCAAAACCAATAACACATGAAAACGTTGGTGCTTCAATAAGAACACTGCTGCAAGTCCTGAACGCTATGAAGGCAACACCACAACATAATGACGTAGAATCACTAGTTCAAAGCACACCAAAGCCCTTCGTGGCTCAAAATGTTTTTGTCCCTGTCACTGATCCACCACTTCGAGGAACTTCGGATTCGACTTCTCACGATGAAGATTATGAAACTATACGAGATGAACCTTTCCTCGCTCCTGTAAAAATTCCATCGCAACATTTAGACG ATTTTCCGGTGAGCGGTGGAAGCAGTCAACAGTTTCCCCTGCCTGTGACGTCAGATGACGAAGGCGGTACTCCAGGGCGTCCAGGAATCGATTATCCTATTTTAACCACTATCCCTCAAACAGCGTTTAATTGCAAAACTCAACGGTATAAAGGATTTTTCGCAGATACCGAAACTAGATGTCAG GTGTGGCACTACTGTGACTTGAACGGTGGTCAGGCTTCGTTCCTGTGCCCCAACGGCACTATCTTCTCACAAGCAGGTCTTACTTGCGACTGGTGGTTTAATGTGCGGTGCGCCTCCACGACACAACTCTACGTCCTTAACGAAAGCCTATACAAGTTTATATTACCGCACTCTCCTAAATTCCCTGAAGATTATAGCGGACCGTTGGTAGATAA ATATTTGACTCTTAAATTCAAAGAGATGGAAGAacaattcaaaaagaataaagGAAAACAAAGTAATGCAGAAGATAAGAATTCTGACGACGAGGATGATTCTAATAAATCATCCGAGGAAGAAGAATCTGACAATCCTAAAGCAACTGAAAATAATGACACAAGTACTGTAAGAACAATTAGCGTCGCCAGTGTCGTTATCGAATCACCTGGCAATAGTGGCAAAGTTGAAAGGTTGCAAATTTAA